AAGCGTTCGCACTCGGCCGTGATGTCCACGACGGACTCGCGGCCGCCCGTGGTGAGGTTCAGGACTTGGGAAGTGAAGGCATCGGACATGGGCCCATCCTCACGTACGGGGGTGGCGGCACGGCGGACCCGACGCGACGAGAGAGAAAGTCGGTGTCAGACCCCCCTGTCACGATCGGCGCATGGGATTTTTCGACGATTTGGTACTGCCCGAGGAACCACCCGCCGAGCGAGACGAGTTGGTGCGCCTGGGGCCGTTGCGGGAGGACCCGGACTGTCCTTCGCCTCCCCTCGACTGGTTCGTTCCGGCTCGGTTGCCGCAGGTCGAGTTACTCGGCGCGGGTCCGGAAACGAGGGTGCTGTTGACGGGGTGGTCCGTCTGGCCGCGGTCGGTGACCGTACATCTGGCGGTCTTTCGCAAGGTGCGCAGGCAGCGGATGGGGCGGAGGCAGTCCGGGCTCCGGGTGGGTCTGCGATTCTCCGACGGGCGGCGGGTGACCTCGCTGGATGCCACCGTGACCCGGAGGGTGGAGATCAGCGGGGTGCAAGGTCCGGCGGCCGCCTGGCCCCAGACAGAGCAGGCCACAGGTCTGATACCGCTCGATCCCGGGCTTCACCATTCCAGCCGATCGCTGTTCAAGACCGATGTCGACCTGTATCTGGCGGAGTTGCCTCCCGCCGGTCCCGCACAACTCGTTCTCGAATGGCCGGACGAGGGCATCGTCGAGACCCGAACCACGGTCGACATGAACGCACTTCACTCCGCTGCCACGCAGGTGCACGAGGTGTGGCCCGGAATCGAGCAGCCGGATCCCTCGCGCCAGCCCGAACGGTTCGGCTTCATCGAGACCGGAGGTCCGCCCGATCTCCTGGCACCGCCGTTGAGCAGGGATCAGCGTGAGGAACTGCGTCGTCAGGAGAAAGCGCGCGAACGCTATGTGCCTCGGGCCGACTGGGAGGGGATGGTCTACGGGGACTGGAACGACGACCGTCTCGTCCGGGCGAGGCTGGCGGGCGGCGCATCGCCCAACTCCCGTGCCGGGTGGCGGGCCGCGAACCCACTGCATGCGGCAGCCGAACAAGGCACGGCGCAAACCGTCCGTACTCTCCTGGCGCACCGCGCCGACGTGGACGCGCTCGACGACGAAGCGCACACTGCGTTGTGGTACGCCGCGTGCGGCAGTGACGAGGGCATCGTACGTGCGCTGATCGACGCCGGAGCGGATGTGTGGACGCCCCAGGCCGGGCCCTGGTCACCGGGGCGGCTGCTGCTCACCACACCGATGGCGCGGCTCCTCGCGGATGTGCCCGGGGCTGTCGAGCTGCCCGCCGAGGAGGCTCGGGCGTTCCGTGAGGCGGACCGGCTCATCGCGGCCTTCGGCGAGGAGGAGATATGGACCGAAGGGCTCGGCATCACGTTCGTGTCGAACCTGAGCGAGGACGAGGTGATCCGGCGACTCGGCGGTGACCCGGGGCAGTG
This is a stretch of genomic DNA from Streptomyces sp. NA04227. It encodes these proteins:
- a CDS encoding ankyrin repeat domain-containing protein, translated to MTVHLAVFRKVRRQRMGRRQSGLRVGLRFSDGRRVTSLDATVTRRVEISGVQGPAAAWPQTEQATGLIPLDPGLHHSSRSLFKTDVDLYLAELPPAGPAQLVLEWPDEGIVETRTTVDMNALHSAATQVHEVWPGIEQPDPSRQPERFGFIETGGPPDLLAPPLSRDQREELRRQEKARERYVPRADWEGMVYGDWNDDRLVRARLAGGASPNSRAGWRAANPLHAAAEQGTAQTVRTLLAHRADVDALDDEAHTALWYAACGSDEGIVRALIDAGADVWTPQAGPWSPGRLLLTTPMARLLADVPGAVELPAEEARAFREADRLIAAFGEEEIWTEGLGITFVSNLSEDEVIRRLGGDPGQCPKVGPDQSPFDPEDYEASLDYVGVSGLAGAPGGCVIVQDGYMPSDEAVLRAISPGSTAYGIYFNPKGGTFGTLARDGEIVEHEEIGLWADATGPAAPWHFRFWQHDHPFPHGANCLAYACAAAGMRIDDGRAAVDREAPQRWVLLPAALRD